Proteins encoded by one window of Streptococcus suis S735:
- a CDS encoding replication-associated recombination protein A, with translation MPANLALRMRPKSIDEVIGQEHLVGPGKIIRRMIDANMLSSMILYGPPGIGKTSIASAIAGTTKYAFRTFNATTDNQKRLQEIAEEAKFSGGLVLLLDEIHRLNKTKQDFLLPLLENGNIIMIGATTENPFFSILPAIRSRVQIFELQPLQTSHIRQALELALTDSERGFDFPITIEPEALDFLANATNGDLRAAYNSLELAVLSTKECDDGSRHIDLDAVENSLQKSYISMDKNGDAHYDILSALQKSIRGSDVNASLHYAARLIEAEDLPSLARRLTVIAYEDIGLANPEAQIHTVTALKAAQKIGFPEARILIANVVVDLALSPKSNSAYLAMDAALADLRKNGHLPIPNHLRDGHYAGSKELGNAIGYQYPHAYPEKWVDQQYLPDKLLHADYFTANDTGKYERALGMTQEKIKNLKKNRRQNP, from the coding sequence ATGCCAGCCAATCTCGCCCTTCGTATGCGACCCAAATCCATTGATGAGGTAATCGGTCAGGAACACCTGGTCGGTCCTGGAAAGATTATCCGTCGCATGATCGATGCCAATATGCTGTCGTCCATGATTCTCTACGGTCCGCCAGGGATTGGCAAGACCTCTATCGCCTCTGCCATTGCTGGCACAACCAAGTATGCCTTTCGGACCTTTAATGCCACGACCGACAACCAAAAACGCCTGCAGGAAATCGCTGAAGAGGCTAAGTTTTCTGGCGGTCTGGTTCTCCTGCTCGATGAAATCCACCGCCTTAACAAGACCAAGCAGGATTTCCTGCTCCCTCTTTTGGAAAATGGCAATATCATCATGATTGGAGCAACGACGGAAAATCCATTTTTCTCTATTTTACCCGCCATTCGCAGTCGAGTGCAGATTTTTGAATTACAACCTTTGCAAACCAGCCATATCCGACAGGCCTTGGAGTTGGCTTTGACAGACAGCGAACGTGGTTTTGACTTCCCTATTACCATTGAGCCTGAGGCTCTGGATTTTCTGGCAAATGCGACCAACGGTGACCTTCGTGCCGCCTACAATTCGCTAGAACTAGCTGTACTTTCGACCAAGGAATGTGACGACGGTAGCCGCCACATTGATCTGGACGCCGTGGAAAATAGCCTGCAAAAGTCCTACATCAGCATGGACAAGAACGGCGATGCCCACTACGACATCCTCTCCGCCCTGCAAAAATCCATTCGGGGTAGCGATGTCAATGCCAGCCTCCACTACGCCGCTCGTTTGATTGAGGCCGAAGATCTGCCTAGTCTGGCTCGTCGCTTGACGGTCATTGCCTACGAAGACATCGGCTTGGCCAATCCAGAGGCTCAGATTCATACGGTGACGGCCCTTAAAGCCGCCCAGAAAATTGGCTTTCCAGAAGCACGGATTTTGATTGCCAATGTGGTAGTCGATTTGGCTCTTTCTCCCAAGTCCAATTCTGCCTATCTGGCTATGGATGCAGCTCTGGCTGATTTGCGAAAGAACGGTCATCTGCCCATTCCAAATCACCTGCGAGACGGTCATTATGCTGGTAGTAAGGAGCTGGGAAATGCCATTGGTTACCAGTATCCCCATGCCTATCCTGAGAAATGGGTGGACCAACAATACCTGCCTGATAAGTTACTTCATGCGGACTACTTCACTGCCAATGACACCGGCAAATATGAGCGTGCCTTGGGCATGACACAAGAAAAGATAAAAAATTTGAAAAAAAATAGACGCCAAAATCCTTGA
- the nrdG gene encoding anaerobic ribonucleoside-triphosphate reductase activating protein, whose product MNNPKPQEWKSEELSQGRIMDYKAFNFVDGEGVRCSLYVSGCLFHCEGCYNVATWSFKAGIPYTKELEDRILADLAQPYVQGLTLLGGEPFLNTGTVLPLVKRIRKELPEKDIWSWTGYTWEEMMLETPDKLELLSYLDILVDGRYDRTKRNLMLQFRGSSNQRIIDVQKSLQEKRVVLWDKLKK is encoded by the coding sequence ATGAATAATCCTAAACCACAAGAATGGAAGAGCGAGGAACTTAGCCAAGGGCGAATAATGGACTACAAAGCCTTTAACTTTGTGGATGGAGAAGGAGTCCGTTGCTCTCTATATGTTAGTGGCTGTCTGTTTCACTGTGAGGGCTGCTACAATGTTGCAACCTGGTCTTTTAAAGCTGGGATTCCCTATACCAAGGAGCTTGAAGACCGCATTTTAGCAGACTTGGCCCAGCCCTATGTACAGGGCCTAACTCTCTTGGGTGGCGAGCCTTTTCTGAACACGGGCACGGTCCTCCCACTCGTAAAGCGAATTCGGAAAGAACTGCCAGAAAAGGACATTTGGTCTTGGACAGGCTACACATGGGAAGAAATGATGTTAGAAACTCCGGATAAGTTAGAGTTACTATCCTATTTAGATATTCTAGTTGACGGCCGTTATGACCGTACCAAGCGCAATCTTATGCTGCAATTTCGAGGCTCATCGAATCAACGCATCATCGATGTACAGAAATCATTACAGGAAAAACGAGTTGTCCTGTGGGATAAGTTAAAAAAATAG
- a CDS encoding GNAT family N-acetyltransferase has product MELRRPTIADKETILEMLAEFEKAGSAMDGGFISKDVDFEEWIFRNKDYETGLNLPDGFVPSIQYVSFDQTGRALGFLSLRLRLNDFLLNKGGHIGYSIRPTERGKGYAKDQLRLGLQEAATKNISKVLVTCLTDNQASRCTIVACGGVLEDVRDGVERYWIED; this is encoded by the coding sequence ATGGAATTAAGAAGACCGACTATAGCGGATAAGGAAACGATTTTGGAGATGCTGGCAGAATTTGAAAAAGCAGGCTCAGCTATGGACGGAGGCTTTATCTCTAAAGATGTCGACTTTGAAGAATGGATTTTTAGAAACAAAGACTATGAGACAGGTCTCAATCTGCCAGACGGTTTTGTTCCTTCCATTCAATATGTGTCATTTGACCAGACTGGTCGAGCCCTTGGTTTTCTCAGTCTACGCCTACGGCTCAACGATTTCCTGCTCAATAAAGGCGGTCATATCGGATATTCCATTCGCCCAACCGAGCGAGGAAAGGGCTATGCCAAGGACCAGCTGCGACTTGGTTTGCAGGAAGCCGCAACCAAAAATATTTCCAAGGTCCTTGTGACTTGCTTGACAGACAATCAAGCCAGCCGTTGCACGATTGTGGCTTGTGGTGGCGTTTTGGAAGATGTTCGAGACGGAGTAGAAAGATACTGGATTGAGGATTAA
- a CDS encoding bifunctional metallophosphatase/5'-nucleotidase, producing the protein MDYTDISILHTNDMHSYMENFPKKAQLIADIRARNEQKGIPTFVFDSGDLFSGNIFFNMYRGVKEIELMNQIGCQAMTLGNHEFDHGDELLSRLDDYAQFPIVSSNLRYRDVEVADELVLLEDVLEFDMNGNPLYVLGLTTLETQEVASPSENVIFEGHKQALRRVVDQVLAKDPQAHMVLLSHLGYDEDVHLAKDFPELNVILGGHTHTILKEPTQVGSVSICQAGQYGRFIGHLSLRCYADGRHEVLAYDLIEVEKLTQEDRAVKAIIDQMKSERDAVFSQPIAILPQALDGERDSIRQGLSTLAPVICQALFEQASQLGLQVDGAVINGFGIRASLSAGPIFYSDLVKVLPFSKRVLLVRIKGRDLLSSIQTGLHPQMWGIVPGSEGFVVNGRAAESDKDYQIVTNSFVWSGKDNYDDFHKAEIVQDLGLDIDIISEFFKRQYGD; encoded by the coding sequence ATGGACTATACAGATATTAGTATTCTCCATACCAATGATATGCATTCCTACATGGAGAATTTTCCAAAGAAAGCCCAGCTGATTGCGGATATTCGAGCTCGAAATGAGCAAAAAGGTATTCCGACCTTTGTCTTTGACAGCGGCGATCTCTTTTCGGGTAATATCTTTTTCAATATGTACCGAGGAGTCAAGGAAATCGAGCTGATGAATCAAATTGGTTGTCAGGCTATGACCTTGGGCAATCATGAGTTTGACCACGGAGATGAGTTGCTTAGTCGCTTGGATGACTATGCTCAGTTTCCAATTGTGTCCTCCAATCTCCGCTATCGGGATGTGGAGGTGGCTGATGAATTGGTGCTGCTTGAGGATGTCCTTGAATTTGATATGAATGGGAACCCCCTCTATGTCCTCGGTTTGACTACCTTGGAAACCCAGGAGGTTGCGTCACCGTCGGAGAATGTGATTTTTGAAGGCCATAAACAAGCTCTACGAAGAGTGGTGGATCAGGTTCTTGCCAAGGATCCACAGGCTCATATGGTCTTACTCAGTCATCTAGGATACGATGAGGATGTGCATTTGGCCAAGGATTTCCCTGAACTCAACGTGATTTTAGGTGGGCATACTCATACAATCTTGAAAGAGCCAACTCAAGTAGGGAGCGTCAGTATTTGCCAGGCTGGGCAATATGGCAGATTTATCGGTCATCTATCCCTGCGGTGTTATGCAGACGGACGGCACGAGGTCCTGGCTTATGACTTGATTGAGGTGGAGAAACTGACCCAAGAAGACAGGGCGGTCAAGGCTATTATCGACCAGATGAAATCAGAACGTGACGCAGTTTTTTCCCAACCGATAGCGATTTTACCTCAGGCACTAGACGGAGAGCGAGACAGCATTCGTCAAGGGTTATCAACTCTGGCCCCTGTTATTTGTCAGGCTTTATTTGAACAGGCGAGTCAACTAGGTTTGCAGGTGGATGGAGCGGTCATCAACGGCTTCGGTATTCGGGCTTCCTTGTCGGCGGGACCAATCTTTTATTCGGACTTGGTCAAGGTCTTGCCCTTTTCCAAGCGAGTACTCTTAGTTCGTATCAAGGGCAGAGACTTGCTCTCCAGTATACAGACAGGTCTCCACCCTCAGATGTGGGGCATTGTCCCGGGCAGTGAGGGTTTTGTGGTCAATGGCAGAGCAGCCGAGTCAGATAAGGACTATCAGATTGTGACCAATTCTTTTGTTTGGAGCGGTAAGGACAACTATGACGATTTCCACAAGGCAGAAATTGTGCAGGACTTGGGACTGGATATAGACATCATCAGTGAATTTTTCAAAAGACAATATGGAGACTAA
- the nrdD gene encoding anaerobic ribonucleoside-triphosphate reductase: MNVQENVLPSIELLVLKRDGRTVSFDQDKIFSALQRANQELEHPVSEAGLKIVLEAVLAEIGRRFEKDVQIYEIQTVVEQELLKAHLYDLAELYIQYRTRRDFRRHQATDINFEIHKLLSKDQSVVNENANKDADVFNTQRDLTAGIVGKSIGLKLLPAHVANAHQKGDIHYHDLDYSPYTPMTNCCLIDFKGMLAQGFKIGNADVESPKSIQTATAQISQIIANVASSQYGGCSADRIDEVLAPYAELNYQKHLKDAEDWVLADKQEEYARAKTQKDIYDAMQSLEYEINTLFTSNGQTPFTSLGFGLGTSWFEREIQKAILNIRIKGLGREGRTAIFPKLIFTVKRGLNLESDSPNYDIKQLAIECATKRMYPDMLSYDKIVELTGSFKVPMGCRSFLQGWKDENGQDVTSGRMNLGVVTVNLPRIAMESAGDKDKFWEIFAERMAIAKDALVYRVERVKEATPANAPILYQYGAFGKRLAKTDAVDEVFKNRRATVSLGYIGLYEVATVFYGGEWETNPEAKDFTVDIIKKMKALVEDWSDEYGYHFSVYSTPSESLTDRFCRMDTEKFGIVKDITDKEYYTNSFHYDVRKNPTPFEKLDFEKIYPAVGASGGFIHYCEYPVLQQNPKALEAVWDYAYDRVGYLGTNTPIDHCYACDFEGDFEPTERGFKCPNCGNSDPKSVDVVKRTCGYLGNPQARPMVKGRHKEISARVKHMNGSSL, encoded by the coding sequence ATGAATGTGCAAGAAAATGTCTTACCGAGTATAGAATTATTGGTTTTGAAACGTGATGGACGGACAGTATCCTTTGACCAGGATAAGATTTTTTCTGCTCTTCAGCGGGCAAACCAAGAATTAGAACATCCTGTTTCAGAGGCAGGTTTAAAAATTGTATTAGAAGCTGTTTTGGCTGAAATTGGTCGCCGATTTGAGAAAGATGTTCAAATTTACGAAATTCAAACGGTCGTTGAACAGGAATTGTTAAAGGCTCATTTATATGATTTGGCGGAGCTTTATATTCAATACCGAACACGCCGTGATTTTCGCCGTCATCAGGCTACCGATATTAATTTTGAAATTCATAAGCTGTTGAGCAAGGACCAGTCTGTGGTCAATGAAAACGCTAATAAGGATGCGGATGTGTTCAATACGCAACGGGACCTGACAGCAGGTATTGTCGGAAAGTCTATCGGTCTCAAATTATTACCAGCTCATGTGGCCAATGCCCACCAAAAAGGCGATATTCATTACCATGATTTGGATTACAGCCCTTATACACCAATGACCAACTGTTGTTTGATTGATTTTAAAGGGATGTTGGCACAGGGCTTCAAGATAGGAAATGCCGATGTAGAAAGTCCAAAATCAATTCAAACTGCTACGGCTCAGATTTCACAAATCATTGCTAATGTGGCCTCAAGTCAATATGGTGGCTGCTCAGCTGACCGTATCGATGAAGTTTTGGCGCCCTATGCGGAACTTAACTACCAAAAGCATTTGAAAGACGCCGAGGATTGGGTGTTAGCAGACAAGCAAGAAGAATATGCGCGTGCTAAAACGCAAAAAGACATCTATGACGCTATGCAGTCTTTGGAGTATGAAATCAACACCCTTTTTACTTCCAATGGACAAACACCCTTCACCTCACTCGGTTTTGGCCTAGGGACATCATGGTTTGAGCGAGAAATTCAAAAAGCGATTTTGAACATTCGTATCAAGGGTCTGGGGCGCGAAGGGCGGACAGCTATCTTTCCTAAGTTGATTTTCACAGTTAAGCGTGGCTTGAACTTGGAGTCAGATTCTCCAAACTATGACATCAAGCAATTGGCGATTGAATGTGCAACCAAGCGTATGTATCCAGATATGCTTTCTTATGACAAGATTGTTGAGTTGACAGGTTCCTTCAAGGTGCCAATGGGTTGCCGCTCTTTCCTTCAAGGTTGGAAGGATGAAAATGGACAGGATGTGACATCTGGTCGGATGAACTTGGGTGTCGTAACCGTCAATTTGCCACGGATTGCCATGGAGTCTGCTGGAGATAAGGATAAGTTTTGGGAAATCTTTGCAGAACGTATGGCCATTGCCAAGGATGCCTTGGTTTACCGCGTGGAGCGGGTTAAGGAGGCAACCCCGGCCAATGCTCCAATTCTCTATCAATATGGGGCATTCGGCAAACGTTTGGCTAAGACAGATGCAGTAGATGAAGTCTTTAAAAATCGTCGAGCAACCGTATCTTTGGGGTACATTGGTTTGTATGAAGTCGCAACCGTATTTTACGGTGGCGAATGGGAGACCAACCCAGAGGCAAAAGATTTCACGGTGGATATTATCAAGAAAATGAAAGCCTTGGTTGAAGATTGGTCGGATGAATATGGTTATCATTTTTCAGTTTATTCGACACCATCTGAAAGCCTGACAGATCGCTTCTGCCGTATGGATACAGAGAAATTTGGCATCGTTAAGGACATTACGGATAAAGAGTATTACACTAATAGTTTCCACTATGATGTACGCAAAAATCCAACACCGTTTGAAAAACTGGATTTTGAGAAAATTTATCCTGCTGTAGGTGCTAGTGGTGGATTTATCCATTACTGTGAATACCCTGTACTGCAACAAAATCCAAAGGCTTTGGAAGCTGTTTGGGACTATGCCTATGACCGTGTTGGTTACTTGGGAACCAATACTCCGATTGACCATTGTTACGCCTGCGATTTTGAAGGTGATTTTGAGCCAACAGAGCGTGGTTTCAAGTGCCCAAATTGCGGGAATAGCGATCCTAAGTCGGTGGATGTTGTTAAACGAACTTGTGGATATCTAGGAAATCCGCAGGCCCGTCCGATGGTAAAAGGCCGTCACAAGGAAATCTCAGCGCGTGTGAAACACATGAACGGGTCAAGTTTGTAA
- a CDS encoding IS4 family transposase — MLDQIKAHLLDSINDIVSIANQFVLHPEKDFSRKSQLTMETMIQAILTMGGNTLAKELLDLDLPVSQSAFVQRRYQLKHQAFKALFANITSKIPTFKDLPILAVDGSDVVLPRNRSDKTTTFQTGPHHTPYTLIHINALYNLEQEIYHDLRIQNNREVDERAAFIDMMESCPFEQALVIMDRGYESYNVMAHCQERNWSYIIRIRDGNHSMKSGFNLPDTPCFDEEFDLNICRKQTNVMKELYRDFPNQYHFLPHNASFDLLPNSSRKSDPISFYDLHFRMVRLEIKPGFFETLVTNTDYSPEKLKDLYAYRWGIETSFRDLKYSIGLTHFHAKKKEGILQEIYAHFINFNVCKWLTSHVAIKPSKLKQAYKICFSDAVYACRKFLREELTSFQLETYIAKHLSIILPNRTFQRKIKSKAPVSFTYRIS; from the coding sequence ATGTTAGATCAGATTAAAGCTCACTTACTTGATAGTATTAACGACATCGTTTCCATCGCAAACCAGTTTGTGCTTCATCCTGAAAAAGATTTTAGTCGGAAAAGTCAGCTAACTATGGAAACCATGATTCAAGCTATACTGACCATGGGTGGTAATACCTTAGCCAAAGAGCTACTTGATTTAGATTTGCCCGTCTCTCAATCTGCCTTTGTCCAACGACGGTATCAGCTTAAACATCAAGCTTTTAAAGCCCTGTTTGCCAATATTACTTCTAAGATTCCAACATTTAAAGATCTCCCTATCTTGGCTGTTGATGGTAGTGATGTGGTTCTACCAAGAAATCGTTCTGATAAAACAACCACGTTCCAAACTGGACCACACCACACTCCTTACACTCTCATTCATATCAATGCTCTTTACAATCTTGAACAAGAGATTTATCATGACCTTCGAATTCAGAATAATCGGGAGGTTGATGAGCGTGCGGCTTTCATCGACATGATGGAGAGTTGCCCTTTTGAACAAGCTCTGGTGATAATGGATAGGGGGTATGAATCCTACAATGTCATGGCTCACTGCCAAGAAAGAAATTGGTCCTATATTATTCGTATTCGTGACGGGAATCATTCTATGAAATCAGGATTTAACCTCCCTGACACCCCTTGTTTTGATGAAGAGTTTGACCTAAACATCTGTCGCAAACAAACCAATGTCATGAAAGAACTGTATCGAGACTTCCCTAATCAGTATCATTTTTTACCTCATAATGCTTCCTTTGACCTTTTACCAAACTCTAGTCGAAAAAGTGATCCAATCAGTTTTTATGACCTTCATTTTCGGATGGTGCGTCTCGAAATCAAGCCAGGTTTCTTTGAGACTTTGGTGACAAATACGGATTATTCACCAGAAAAATTAAAAGATCTCTATGCCTACAGATGGGGCATAGAGACTAGTTTTCGTGACCTAAAATACAGTATCGGTCTGACTCATTTTCATGCAAAAAAGAAGGAAGGGATTCTCCAAGAAATCTACGCTCACTTTATCAATTTTAATGTTTGTAAATGGCTAACCTCACACGTTGCTATTAAACCATCAAAGTTAAAACAGGCTTATAAAATTTGTTTTTCAGACGCTGTTTATGCCTGTCGAAAATTTCTTAGAGAAGAACTCACTTCCTTCCAATTAGAAACCTACATTGCTAAGCATTTATCCATTATTCTACCCAATCGAACCTTCCAAAGAAAGATAAAAAGCAAGGCACCTGTAAGCTTTACTTATAGAATATCATAA
- a CDS encoding DUF3021 domain-containing protein, whose amino-acid sequence MKKYILSASLGIAIGTIISIITSAVFGQGTYLPLNPFSTMGAYYLSNFSQVTVMLICVAIWATIGILFQLADKIFEQDWSLLRMTATHFGFTVLGFTPLGILAGWFPVKLGALLFFWLIFVLVYALLFFLNYRKMERQIKDINGRL is encoded by the coding sequence ATGAAAAAATACATCTTATCAGCCAGTTTAGGCATCGCCATCGGAACCATTATCTCCATTATCACATCAGCCGTCTTCGGACAGGGAACCTACCTTCCTCTAAATCCCTTTTCAACCATGGGTGCTTACTACCTGAGCAACTTTAGTCAAGTAACCGTCATGTTGATTTGTGTAGCCATTTGGGCGACAATCGGTATCTTGTTTCAGCTGGCAGACAAGATTTTTGAACAGGATTGGAGCCTTTTACGAATGACGGCAACGCATTTTGGTTTCACGGTTTTAGGCTTTACACCGCTGGGCATTTTGGCTGGCTGGTTTCCCGTGAAACTTGGGGCCCTTCTCTTTTTCTGGCTCATCTTTGTCTTGGTATACGCTCTGCTATTTTTCCTAAACTATCGGAAAATGGAACGGCAGATTAAGGACATCAATGGTCGTTTGTAG
- a CDS encoding LytTR family DNA-binding domain-containing protein — translation MKVKLAISSEILEDLVTIEAQAMSEQITNLVTYIQNLDKQRSSLTVKKGEQVYLVEHDEIVRLYLEDRVLQVETVETTYTSNLRLYQVKEDLPANFLQISQSEIIHIKQLDHLKLTANGLVKLVMKNGSVTYSSRRYLKVIKERLGL, via the coding sequence ATGAAAGTAAAACTAGCCATATCATCAGAGATTTTGGAAGATTTGGTGACTATTGAAGCTCAAGCTATGTCTGAGCAAATTACTAACTTGGTGACCTATATTCAAAACTTGGATAAGCAGAGATCCAGTCTAACTGTTAAAAAAGGGGAGCAGGTCTATCTTGTGGAACATGATGAGATTGTCAGACTCTACTTGGAAGATAGGGTTTTACAGGTGGAAACAGTAGAAACTACCTATACTTCCAACCTACGCTTGTATCAGGTTAAGGAGGACTTGCCGGCAAACTTTTTACAAATCTCTCAGTCGGAAATCATTCACATCAAGCAACTGGACCACCTCAAACTGACTGCTAACGGTCTGGTCAAACTGGTCATGAAGAATGGCTCGGTCACCTACTCCTCCCGTCGCTATCTAAAAGTTATCAAAGAAAGGTTAGGACTATGA
- the mutS gene encoding DNA mismatch repair protein MutS has translation MATEKISPGMQQYLDIKAQYPDAFLLFRMGDFYELFYEDAVEAAQILELSLTSRNKNAENPIPMAGVPYHAAQQYIDTLVELGHKVAIAEQMEDPKQAVGVVKREVVQVITPGTVTDSSKMGADSNYLVAIDRQGVQFALSYMDVSTGQFFVTSLDDFTSLCGEIRNLRARELVIGYALSEEEEQVFSNQMNLLLSFEDEVTEDVQLIDNSLTDLEKAAAGKLLSYLHRTQMRDLSHLQKVVHYEIKDYLQMDYATKSSLDLLENGRTGKKHGSLYWLLDETKTAMGMRLLRTWIDRPLIDLKRIENRQAVVQVFLDYFFERSDLVEALKGVYDIERLASRVSFGKTMPKDLLQLSQTLGNIPAIKNILQQINEPALGNLVAGLDPIPELHALISSAIDPEAQGTITDGNIIRTGFDETLDQYRLVMREGAGWIAEIEAKEREASGINNLKIDYNKKDGYYFHVTNSNLGNVPDHFFRKATLKNSERYGTEELAKIEGQMLEARDKSANLEYEIFMRIRQEVEKYIGRLQKLARTIATIDVLQAFAVVAEQQHLVCPRFTDQRELTIDRGRHAVVEKVMGKQTYIPNSIHLNTDTHMQLITGPNMSGKSTYMRQLAVIVIMAQMGSYVPADQAELPIFDAIFTRIGAADDLVSGQSTFMVEMMEANKAVRLATDRSLILFDELGRGTATYDGMALAQSIIEYIHDKIGAKTLFATHYHELTDLSQTLEHLENVHVSTLEKDGQVTFLHKIAQGPADKSYGIHVAKIAGMPEELLQRADRILQTLENQAPTAPTHPAPSVVEEPSGQLDLFADTPSHPVLDELEKLDIYNMTPMEVMMAVAELKKKI, from the coding sequence ATGGCAACAGAAAAAATTTCTCCGGGAATGCAGCAGTATCTGGATATAAAAGCACAGTATCCAGATGCTTTTTTGCTTTTCCGTATGGGAGACTTTTATGAATTATTTTATGAAGATGCGGTAGAAGCGGCACAGATTTTGGAATTGTCCTTGACCAGTCGGAATAAGAATGCGGAAAATCCGATTCCCATGGCGGGGGTACCGTATCACGCGGCACAACAGTATATCGACACACTTGTTGAATTGGGGCACAAGGTCGCAATTGCCGAGCAGATGGAAGATCCTAAGCAGGCAGTCGGCGTGGTCAAGCGGGAAGTAGTGCAGGTCATTACTCCTGGTACGGTAACAGACTCGTCCAAAATGGGAGCAGACAGTAACTATTTGGTTGCGATTGACCGTCAGGGAGTACAGTTCGCGCTTTCTTATATGGATGTGTCAACAGGTCAGTTTTTTGTGACTAGTTTGGATGATTTTACTAGTCTTTGCGGTGAGATCCGCAATTTACGGGCACGTGAATTGGTCATCGGCTATGCTTTATCTGAGGAAGAAGAGCAGGTCTTTTCGAACCAGATGAACCTCCTGCTCTCTTTTGAGGATGAGGTGACGGAAGATGTCCAGCTGATTGACAACTCCTTGACAGACTTGGAAAAGGCTGCGGCAGGTAAACTCCTCAGCTACCTACATCGGACTCAGATGCGAGATCTGAGCCACTTGCAAAAGGTGGTCCACTATGAAATCAAGGACTATCTGCAAATGGACTATGCAACCAAGTCCAGTCTGGACCTGCTTGAAAACGGTCGGACAGGCAAGAAGCATGGTAGTTTGTACTGGTTGCTAGACGAAACTAAGACAGCCATGGGTATGCGACTATTGCGGACATGGATTGATCGTCCCTTGATTGATCTTAAGCGGATTGAGAATCGTCAGGCTGTCGTTCAGGTTTTTCTGGATTACTTCTTTGAACGGAGTGACTTGGTCGAGGCTTTAAAAGGTGTCTATGACATCGAACGTTTGGCCAGCCGGGTGTCTTTTGGAAAAACCATGCCCAAGGATCTCTTGCAGCTCTCCCAGACTTTGGGAAATATCCCAGCAATCAAGAATATCTTGCAACAAATCAATGAGCCTGCTCTAGGCAATTTGGTGGCTGGATTGGACCCAATCCCAGAACTGCACGCTCTCATCAGCTCTGCTATTGACCCAGAAGCCCAAGGGACCATCACAGATGGAAACATCATCCGTACAGGCTTTGACGAAACGCTGGATCAGTATCGTCTAGTCATGCGTGAGGGAGCGGGTTGGATTGCGGAGATTGAGGCCAAGGAGCGTGAAGCATCTGGTATCAATAATCTTAAGATTGATTACAATAAAAAAGACGGTTACTATTTCCATGTTACCAATTCCAATCTGGGCAATGTGCCGGACCATTTTTTCCGTAAGGCGACCTTGAAAAACTCGGAGCGCTATGGAACGGAAGAGTTGGCTAAGATTGAAGGGCAGATGTTGGAGGCGCGTGATAAGTCTGCTAATTTGGAGTACGAGATTTTCATGCGGATTCGCCAAGAGGTTGAGAAGTATATAGGTCGCTTGCAGAAGCTGGCTCGGACCATTGCAACCATCGATGTTTTGCAGGCCTTTGCAGTTGTGGCGGAGCAGCAACATTTGGTTTGTCCACGCTTTACAGATCAAAGAGAACTGACCATTGACCGTGGTCGTCATGCGGTGGTGGAGAAGGTCATGGGCAAGCAGACCTACATTCCCAACTCTATTCACTTGAATACCGATACACATATGCAACTGATTACTGGTCCAAACATGAGTGGTAAGTCTACCTATATGCGACAGTTGGCGGTTATCGTCATCATGGCGCAGATGGGTTCCTATGTGCCTGCGGATCAGGCTGAATTACCGATTTTCGATGCTATTTTCACCCGAATTGGGGCGGCAGACGACTTGGTTAGTGGTCAATCGACCTTCATGGTCGAAATGATGGAGGCCAATAAGGCGGTCCGTCTGGCGACAGATCGGTCGCTCATCCTCTTTGATGAGTTGGGACGGGGAACGGCCACCTATGACGGTATGGCCCTGGCCCAGTCTATCATCGAGTACATCCATGACAAGATTGGTGCCAAGACTCTCTTTGCCACCCACTACCATGAGTTGACAGACCTTAGCCAGACCTTGGAACACTTAGAGAATGTCCATGTATCGACCTTGGAGAAGGACGGCCAAGTCACCTTCCTCCACAAGATTGCCCAAGGTCCAGCTGACAAGTCCTACGGGATTCATGTGGCTAAGATTGCGGGAATGCCAGAGGAACTATTGCAGCGGGCAGATCGGATTTTGCAGACGCTTGAAAACCAAGCCCCTACTGCACCAACTCACCCAGCTCCGTCAGTAGTGGAAGAACCGTCAGGTCAACTTGATCTCTTCGCAGACACGCCTTCTCACCCAGTACTTGATGAACTGGAAAAACTAGACATCTACAATATGACCCCTATGGAAGTCATGATGGCGGTGGCGGAGTTGAAGAAAAAAATATAA